In a single window of the Hoyosella subflava DQS3-9A1 genome:
- a CDS encoding HRDC domain-containing protein, whose product MSEVRSGGDGSEPVPLLAPREGLPPLIEHANALAVAARAIEAGTGPLAVDAERASAYRYSARAYLIQLRRAGSGTFLIDPIPLRGSFEPLAAVINPLEWVLHAADQDLPGLAELGLTPTALFDTELASRLAGLERVGLAAISESLLGFSLAKGHGAADWSSRPLPTSWLNYAALDVEILLDLREALDRELTYQGKREWATEEFEFVRTRPALAPSPERWRRTANIHTIRDKRGLATARELWFTRDMIAEQEDIAPKRILPDAAIVAAAVRRPRTAADLRAVPGFGGPRQRRRAHRWLDAIERARTLPGSELPPLRAPTDHTARGAARPRPGTDAANRLSAVRKELTVVSDAVSVPVENLLAPDLVRRLCASPPEPATSDSLMQALKEGEARPWQIALAVQPLARALSAPGSAYEKDA is encoded by the coding sequence ATGAGCGAGGTCAGATCAGGCGGTGACGGCAGCGAGCCCGTGCCGCTGTTAGCGCCGCGCGAGGGTCTGCCGCCGCTCATTGAACACGCGAACGCCCTTGCGGTGGCGGCTCGCGCAATCGAAGCTGGGACCGGGCCTCTCGCGGTTGACGCAGAACGCGCATCCGCATATCGATACTCCGCGCGGGCCTATCTCATCCAACTGCGCCGTGCCGGGTCCGGAACGTTTCTGATTGACCCAATACCACTGCGAGGTTCCTTCGAACCGCTCGCCGCCGTGATCAATCCCCTCGAATGGGTGCTTCACGCTGCGGACCAAGACTTGCCAGGGCTCGCGGAACTAGGTCTCACTCCGACGGCACTATTCGACACTGAGCTTGCCAGCCGACTCGCTGGCCTCGAACGCGTTGGGCTTGCGGCGATTTCCGAGAGCCTGCTCGGATTCTCACTTGCGAAGGGGCACGGGGCAGCCGACTGGTCCTCTCGGCCGCTGCCCACTTCCTGGCTCAACTACGCCGCTCTCGACGTCGAAATCCTGCTGGACCTTCGCGAGGCACTCGATCGAGAACTCACCTATCAGGGCAAACGCGAGTGGGCTACCGAAGAATTCGAGTTCGTGCGCACCCGGCCCGCTCTTGCGCCGTCACCCGAACGGTGGCGACGAACCGCGAATATTCACACCATCCGTGACAAGCGTGGGCTCGCTACGGCACGCGAACTGTGGTTCACGCGCGACATGATTGCTGAACAAGAAGACATCGCGCCGAAGCGGATACTTCCTGACGCCGCTATCGTGGCTGCCGCGGTACGGCGTCCGCGAACCGCAGCGGACCTGCGCGCGGTTCCCGGTTTCGGTGGCCCACGCCAGCGGCGCAGAGCCCACCGCTGGCTGGACGCCATCGAGCGAGCACGTACGCTCCCCGGTTCCGAGCTGCCACCGCTTCGAGCCCCCACCGATCACACAGCCCGCGGCGCGGCCCGGCCTCGCCCGGGTACGGACGCCGCGAACCGGCTGTCTGCGGTGCGGAAGGAACTCACGGTGGTCAGTGACGCTGTTTCAGTTCCGGTCGAGAACCTGCTCGCCCCCGACCTCGTACGGCGATTATGTGCTAGCCCGCCCGAGCCCGCCACCAGCGACTCTCTCATGCAGGCGCTAAAGGAAGGCGAGGCGCGGCCCTGGCAAATAGCACTCGCCGTACAGCCCCTCGCGAGGGCCTTATCGGCCCCTGGCTCCGCATACGAAAAGGATGCGTAA
- the dxs gene encoding 1-deoxy-D-xylulose-5-phosphate synthase yields the protein MGFLERVRTPGDVKELAPEDLLVLVGEIRDFLVRKVSATGGHLGPNLGVVELTLALHRVFDSPHDALLFDTGHQAYVHKILTGRADQFDTLRKQGGLSGYPARSESEHDWVESSHASAALSYADGLVKAFGLTGQHSRHVVAIVGDGALTGGMCWEALNNIALDKQRPLVIVVNDNGRSYAPTIGGLADHLSALRLQPGYEKMLASGRKAIKGIPMVGDAAYAMLHGMKAGIKDAVSPQALFSDLGIKYLGPVDGHDLGAVESALRRAKDFGGTVIVHAVTRKGMGYLHAENHIDDQMHATGVIDPETGLAKSKPARDWTLVFSEELIELAREREEIVAITAAMAGPTGLAAFGKKYPNRMFDVGIAEQHALTSAAGLALGGMHPVVAVYSTFLNRAFDQLLMDVALLKQPVTLVLDRAGVTGADGASHNGMWDLSILGIVPGMRVAAPRDAATLREELAEAVSIVDGPTALRFPKGAVGPDIPALERVGDGIDVLHRDADADVLLVAVGPFARLALDVVDLLKKHGIGTTVIDPRWVLPVSEELVKLAEQHRLVVTIEDCGVHGGIGSSVAAVLRAGGVDVRTRELGIPQRFLDHASRDQVLDELGITAQNIARQVTGWAARLGSTAISEAGLDSSAPVTGS from the coding sequence TTGGGGTTTCTGGAGCGCGTTCGAACTCCTGGTGACGTCAAGGAGCTCGCACCCGAGGATCTCTTGGTTCTTGTGGGCGAGATCAGGGACTTCCTGGTTCGCAAGGTGTCAGCCACCGGTGGCCATCTTGGCCCGAACTTGGGTGTCGTTGAACTCACACTCGCGCTGCACCGCGTCTTCGATTCCCCCCACGATGCGCTTCTTTTCGACACCGGCCACCAGGCCTACGTGCACAAGATTCTCACCGGTCGCGCAGACCAGTTCGACACGTTACGCAAGCAGGGTGGCCTGTCGGGTTACCCCGCGCGTTCGGAGAGCGAGCATGACTGGGTTGAGTCCTCGCACGCATCCGCGGCGTTGTCCTACGCGGACGGGCTTGTGAAGGCCTTCGGCCTGACCGGGCAGCACTCCCGGCACGTGGTTGCGATCGTTGGCGATGGCGCACTCACTGGCGGAATGTGCTGGGAAGCGCTGAACAATATCGCACTCGACAAGCAGCGGCCCCTTGTCATCGTTGTCAACGACAATGGCCGGTCATACGCGCCGACGATTGGCGGGCTCGCCGATCACCTCTCTGCGCTCCGGCTTCAGCCCGGCTACGAGAAAATGCTGGCGAGCGGCCGAAAAGCGATCAAGGGTATCCCGATGGTCGGTGATGCGGCGTACGCGATGTTGCACGGAATGAAAGCAGGAATCAAGGACGCCGTTAGTCCACAAGCCCTGTTTTCTGACCTCGGAATCAAATACCTCGGCCCGGTCGACGGACATGATCTCGGCGCAGTGGAATCCGCGCTGCGACGCGCGAAGGATTTTGGCGGCACGGTGATCGTTCACGCTGTCACCCGTAAGGGTATGGGCTACCTCCATGCTGAGAACCACATCGACGATCAGATGCACGCGACCGGCGTGATCGACCCGGAGACAGGTCTGGCGAAGAGTAAACCCGCTCGTGACTGGACGTTGGTGTTCTCTGAGGAACTCATCGAACTAGCGCGCGAGCGGGAAGAGATCGTCGCGATCACGGCAGCGATGGCTGGTCCCACCGGCCTTGCCGCTTTCGGTAAGAAGTATCCGAACCGCATGTTCGACGTCGGAATCGCGGAGCAGCACGCACTAACGTCGGCGGCTGGCCTCGCTCTCGGCGGAATGCACCCCGTGGTGGCTGTCTACTCGACCTTCCTGAACCGTGCTTTTGACCAGCTTTTGATGGACGTCGCGCTGCTGAAGCAACCTGTCACACTCGTCCTCGACCGGGCGGGCGTCACCGGCGCCGACGGAGCCAGCCACAACGGAATGTGGGATCTCTCGATCCTGGGCATTGTGCCCGGCATGCGCGTAGCAGCCCCGCGCGATGCCGCTACCCTGCGTGAGGAACTCGCGGAAGCAGTGTCGATAGTGGATGGGCCTACCGCGCTGCGATTCCCCAAAGGTGCGGTTGGGCCGGATATCCCCGCGCTCGAGCGCGTTGGTGACGGTATAGATGTCCTCCATCGCGACGCGGATGCGGATGTTCTCCTTGTTGCGGTGGGACCGTTCGCGCGGCTTGCGCTCGACGTGGTCGACCTACTCAAGAAACACGGGATTGGCACCACAGTCATCGATCCCAGGTGGGTCCTGCCGGTGAGCGAGGAGCTCGTGAAGCTTGCCGAGCAGCACCGTCTCGTGGTCACAATCGAAGATTGTGGCGTGCACGGCGGAATTGGGTCCTCGGTCGCTGCGGTGCTGCGTGCGGGCGGGGTCGATGTCCGCACCCGTGAGCTGGGTATCCCACAGCGCTTCCTCGACCACGCGTCACGCGACCAGGTGCTGGATGAACTCGGGATCACGGCCCAGAACATCGCGCGACAGGTGACCGGGTGGGCCGCGCGGCTGGGAAGCACAGCGATCAGCGAGGCTGGGCTCGATAGCTCAGCGCCCGTCACCGGCTCCTAG
- a CDS encoding DUF3000 domain-containing protein translates to MTTPSPHSEPEQFRTAVESMSSAAVRPEIVVGPIRPPQRLAPYSYAVGAEVKHPGSDIVREFSEGDAFGRLILLYDPNGDEAWNGIFRLVSYIQADVDAALAEDPLLPEVAWSWLKDALDARTHDYTALGGTVTATTSVRYGDIAGPPKAHQLEMRASWTPQTLDLKAQVEAFCEVLEYAAGLPPIGITSINGRFRTQ, encoded by the coding sequence GTGACGACGCCAAGCCCTCATTCCGAGCCGGAGCAGTTCCGCACCGCGGTTGAATCAATGTCGAGTGCGGCAGTCCGCCCAGAGATCGTGGTCGGCCCCATCCGGCCGCCACAGCGACTCGCGCCCTACAGCTACGCGGTCGGAGCGGAAGTCAAACACCCCGGCAGTGACATCGTGCGGGAGTTCTCAGAGGGCGACGCGTTCGGCCGCCTCATTCTGCTGTACGACCCCAACGGTGACGAAGCCTGGAACGGGATTTTCCGGCTCGTCTCCTACATTCAGGCTGACGTGGATGCCGCGCTTGCCGAAGATCCCTTGCTTCCCGAGGTCGCGTGGAGCTGGCTCAAAGACGCACTCGATGCCCGGACACACGACTACACGGCGCTCGGGGGCACCGTCACTGCTACGACGTCAGTTCGGTATGGCGATATCGCTGGGCCGCCGAAAGCACACCAACTGGAGATGCGCGCCTCGTGGACACCTCAGACGCTGGACCTTAAGGCACAGGTTGAAGCTTTCTGCGAGGTGCTCGAATACGCGGCGGGTTTGCCGCCCATCGGGATCACCTCGATCAACGGCCGCTTTCGTACGCAGTGA
- the cei gene encoding envelope integrity protein Cei has product MVSLITEGHATDPHGKPYRRRRPLPILILVAVLGAAAAIVWIQVLSIEKAPVSAIDCNDPPPGSPPLGERFARSEMVKVPPAPLPQTQVRVFNANGEAGQASAVAAQLSDLGYESAPDVQAGNDPIYTDQNLQCHGQIRFGPGGLAAASTLWLAAPCVELIEDERGDATVDLALGTYFRNISPSPDAELALQLLRGGDGPEKETIDLARAALC; this is encoded by the coding sequence GTGGTCTCGCTGATCACCGAAGGGCACGCCACCGATCCCCACGGCAAGCCGTACAGGCGCCGACGGCCCCTGCCCATCCTCATCCTTGTAGCTGTGCTGGGCGCCGCGGCAGCGATCGTCTGGATTCAGGTTCTTTCGATTGAGAAAGCGCCCGTCAGCGCGATTGACTGCAATGATCCGCCACCCGGATCGCCGCCCCTCGGAGAACGATTCGCGAGATCTGAGATGGTGAAAGTTCCGCCCGCCCCATTGCCCCAGACTCAGGTGCGGGTCTTCAACGCGAACGGCGAAGCTGGTCAAGCGTCGGCGGTAGCGGCCCAACTCAGCGATCTCGGCTACGAGTCAGCTCCTGACGTCCAGGCTGGGAACGATCCCATTTACACGGATCAGAACCTTCAGTGCCACGGTCAGATCAGGTTCGGACCTGGAGGTCTCGCCGCCGCGAGCACGTTGTGGCTGGCAGCCCCGTGCGTCGAGCTCATCGAGGATGAGAGGGGCGACGCTACGGTCGATCTCGCACTTGGTACCTATTTCCGGAATATCTCCCCGTCACCTGACGCTGAGCTTGCACTCCAACTGCTCCGCGGAGGCGACGGCCCGGAGAAGGAGACCATCGACCTGGCACGTGCAGCACTTTGCTGA
- a CDS encoding inositol monophosphatase family protein codes for MCCDGRVPEDSNIADLATDLRVVAEEVAMEAAAFVRRRRPEVFGAPGGCVATGAVQSKSTPTDPVTIVDSESEQLIRELLRKYRPDDAILGEEGGGDAKDTVGVRWVVDPIDGTVNFMYGIRAYAVSVAAQIDGRSVAGAVVDVAADLLYSAATGQGATCRQGSSGAADPLSCSAETSLSHALVATGFSYSAQHRRRQGELVASILPVVRDIRRIGSAALDLCMVASGQVDAHYEHSLNPWDWAAGSLIATEAGAVVKVPAATESGTSHVTVAAAPGIATEFLSLLEDKGALEPL; via the coding sequence ATGTGCTGCGATGGACGCGTGCCGGAAGACAGCAACATCGCCGACCTCGCAACCGATCTCCGTGTTGTGGCCGAAGAAGTAGCTATGGAAGCTGCCGCGTTCGTGCGGCGGCGTCGGCCGGAAGTGTTTGGCGCCCCAGGCGGCTGCGTCGCCACCGGTGCCGTGCAATCGAAATCCACGCCTACGGACCCGGTCACTATCGTCGATTCGGAATCGGAACAGCTCATCCGAGAGCTGCTGCGCAAGTACCGTCCCGACGACGCGATCCTTGGTGAGGAAGGCGGCGGGGACGCGAAGGACACTGTCGGCGTCCGCTGGGTGGTCGATCCTATCGATGGAACAGTTAACTTCATGTACGGCATCCGCGCGTATGCGGTGTCCGTCGCCGCGCAGATTGACGGGCGGTCGGTTGCGGGCGCAGTGGTCGACGTCGCGGCGGACCTGCTTTATTCCGCTGCGACCGGGCAGGGCGCGACATGTCGGCAGGGAAGCAGCGGTGCTGCCGATCCCCTCAGTTGCAGCGCAGAAACCAGCCTGAGCCACGCCCTCGTTGCCACAGGCTTCTCATACTCGGCGCAACACCGGCGCCGGCAGGGTGAACTTGTCGCCTCGATCCTCCCTGTGGTCCGCGACATCCGCAGGATCGGGTCAGCGGCCCTGGACTTGTGCATGGTGGCATCGGGTCAGGTCGACGCGCACTACGAGCACAGCCTGAATCCGTGGGACTGGGCCGCGGGGAGTCTGATCGCGACCGAGGCTGGCGCCGTGGTCAAGGTACCCGCAGCCACGGAGTCCGGGACGTCCCACGTCACCGTTGCTGCGGCTCCGGGCATAGCGACGGAGTTCCTGAGCCTGCTCGAGGACAAAGGGGCGCTAGAGCCGCTATAG
- a CDS encoding DUF3093 domain-containing protein produces the protein MFSVRTFGETTLILVPEHASQSPKEQTQAEFTEQLWVPWWWWPLGLVASSLVATQFALGISALPAWLPYVILAPVPLWVLWYLSRTTLRVTHHGPEGPALHVGDAHLPTSVIARTAVIPPSAKRAAMGRQLDPAAYVQHRNWVRPMVLVVLNDPEDPTPYWLVSTRRPERLVEAIDSAIRR, from the coding sequence ATGTTTTCGGTGCGCACGTTCGGCGAGACTACTCTTATTCTCGTGCCCGAACACGCTTCACAGTCCCCCAAAGAACAAACGCAGGCGGAATTCACCGAGCAGCTGTGGGTCCCTTGGTGGTGGTGGCCCCTAGGACTTGTTGCATCTTCCCTGGTAGCAACCCAGTTTGCGCTAGGCATCAGCGCTCTGCCCGCCTGGCTGCCCTATGTGATCCTCGCGCCTGTCCCGCTCTGGGTGCTGTGGTATCTCTCCCGTACCACGCTGCGGGTTACTCACCACGGGCCAGAAGGTCCCGCGCTGCACGTGGGGGACGCTCACCTCCCCACGAGCGTCATTGCCCGGACCGCGGTGATCCCGCCCTCAGCGAAGCGGGCAGCAATGGGTCGGCAACTGGACCCAGCGGCGTACGTTCAGCACAGGAACTGGGTGCGGCCAATGGTGCTTGTTGTCCTCAACGACCCTGAGGACCCCACGCCCTACTGGCTCGTCAGCACCCGCCGCCCCGAACGTCTCGTTGAGGCAATCGACTCCGCCATCCGCCGCTAA
- the dut gene encoding dUTP diphosphatase — protein MTDLAIPVVRLDPGLPLPSRTHPGDAGADLFSAIDVTIEPGERVLVGTGIAIALPEGTVGLIHPRSGLAVRTGLSIVNTPGTVDAGYRGEIKVCLINHDPRTAIHVRRGDRIAQLVVQRVELPAFVEAESLGETARGDGGYGSSGGHASLAADA, from the coding sequence ATGACTGATCTAGCGATCCCCGTAGTGCGGCTCGATCCGGGCTTGCCGCTCCCATCGCGAACTCACCCAGGCGATGCTGGAGCCGACCTGTTCTCGGCGATTGACGTGACGATCGAACCCGGCGAGCGTGTTCTCGTCGGGACTGGCATTGCCATTGCCCTCCCGGAGGGCACTGTTGGACTCATTCATCCCCGGTCGGGTCTCGCCGTTCGCACCGGTCTCTCGATCGTGAATACCCCAGGTACTGTGGATGCCGGATACCGGGGTGAGATCAAAGTTTGTCTCATCAACCACGATCCCCGCACGGCCATACACGTCCGGCGCGGAGATCGGATCGCGCAACTGGTGGTGCAGCGGGTGGAACTTCCCGCGTTCGTGGAAGCCGAGTCGCTGGGCGAAACAGCGCGGGGCGACGGTGGCTACGGCTCGAGTGGTGGACACGCAAGTCTGGCTGCCGATGCATAA
- a CDS encoding DUF4193 domain-containing protein: MPTDYDAPRRSEADDLSEDSLDELTSRREAQSSAVDIDDSDTAESFELPGADLSGEELSVRVIPKQADEFTCSQCFLVFHRSRLASSEGGPLVCQDCI; the protein is encoded by the coding sequence ATGCCGACTGATTACGACGCGCCGAGGCGCAGCGAAGCGGACGACTTGTCCGAGGACTCGCTGGACGAGCTGACGTCGCGCCGTGAGGCTCAATCGTCAGCTGTCGATATCGACGACTCGGACACTGCCGAGTCTTTCGAACTTCCTGGGGCAGACCTCTCCGGTGAAGAACTCTCGGTCCGGGTGATCCCGAAGCAGGCCGATGAATTCACCTGCTCGCAGTGCTTCCTGGTCTTCCACCGAAGCCGGCTTGCGAGCAGTGAGGGCGGTCCGCTGGTGTGCCAGGATTGCATCTGA
- a CDS encoding class I SAM-dependent RNA methyltransferase has translation MDDATERWRGQTVEVTLGDPAHGGWCVSRHDGRVVFVRRGIPGERVRALITDDRGGSHCFAETVDVVDPSPDRVESVCSVSDAGAGCCDLAHILPSRQLDVKSAVVSGQLRRIAHIDRAVGVETLPRDLSPGAVSVGGWRTRVRLGVDRTGAAGFRRHRSNDLVTRLDCPQPVPGLLSGIGARKWTAGAELQVVRDGDGTRHIIEIAPAHAGRRRPNRTDSAEQQRRSAAARRAARARPRSEAVREGSGRAVEYVQGRAFEIAASGFWQAHTSAAEQYAGIVAEWADLRPGEGAWDLYSGAGVFASVLGAQTGSGGYVEAVEAAPQSVRDGVAAVADLPQVRFHRGATERVIDTLSANPAVVVLDPPRVGAGRAVISKVAAAAPRRIIHIGCDPAAFARDCALYRAAGYSLAELRAFDAFPLTHHVECVGMFVRNR, from the coding sequence GTGGACGATGCCACAGAGCGCTGGCGCGGGCAGACCGTCGAAGTAACACTTGGTGATCCGGCACATGGTGGGTGGTGCGTGTCGCGCCACGATGGGCGCGTCGTGTTTGTGCGCCGCGGTATCCCTGGTGAACGGGTCCGGGCGCTGATCACGGATGACCGCGGCGGAAGCCACTGCTTCGCCGAAACGGTCGATGTCGTGGACCCTTCGCCCGACCGGGTTGAGTCTGTGTGTTCAGTCAGTGATGCGGGAGCGGGCTGCTGCGATCTCGCTCATATTCTTCCCAGTCGGCAGCTCGATGTGAAGTCGGCGGTTGTATCAGGCCAGCTTCGGAGGATTGCGCACATTGACCGTGCGGTCGGTGTTGAGACGTTGCCGCGAGACCTGAGCCCCGGAGCGGTCAGCGTCGGTGGCTGGCGGACGAGGGTCCGGCTTGGCGTGGACCGCACGGGCGCTGCTGGCTTCCGGCGCCACCGGAGCAACGACCTCGTAACGCGCCTCGATTGCCCACAGCCTGTGCCTGGCCTTCTGTCCGGCATCGGCGCCCGCAAATGGACAGCGGGGGCGGAACTCCAAGTGGTTCGTGACGGCGACGGCACCAGGCACATCATTGAGATCGCACCGGCTCACGCGGGGAGGCGCCGACCCAACCGTACCGACTCGGCGGAGCAGCAACGCCGGTCTGCGGCTGCACGCCGCGCCGCACGCGCCCGCCCCCGTTCGGAGGCGGTGCGCGAGGGTTCGGGGCGCGCCGTGGAATACGTGCAGGGACGAGCTTTTGAGATCGCCGCATCTGGATTCTGGCAGGCGCACACAAGCGCAGCGGAACAGTACGCTGGGATCGTTGCGGAATGGGCCGATCTGCGCCCGGGCGAGGGCGCCTGGGATCTCTATAGCGGGGCTGGGGTCTTCGCCTCGGTCCTCGGAGCTCAGACAGGTAGCGGAGGTTATGTCGAGGCAGTCGAGGCTGCGCCGCAATCTGTTCGCGATGGGGTGGCCGCGGTCGCGGACCTTCCGCAGGTACGCTTCCATCGGGGCGCGACTGAGCGCGTGATCGATACCCTCTCCGCAAACCCCGCCGTGGTGGTTCTGGACCCCCCGCGGGTGGGTGCTGGCCGCGCGGTGATTAGCAAGGTCGCCGCCGCGGCACCGCGACGGATCATTCACATTGGCTGCGACCCAGCCGCCTTCGCGCGTGATTGCGCACTGTATCGCGCCGCAGGTTACAGTCTGGCAGAGTTGCGTGCGTTCGACGCGTTCCCACTCACACACCACGTCGAGTGCGTGGGTATGTTCGTGAGAAACCGTTGA
- a CDS encoding alpha/beta fold hydrolase has protein sequence MSNAQECQPQAPDRVQADVAVLLPGSGSRADFVRRAFGPALAEAGIPLRAVQPDPRRLIASSLEALSHATQGGRRVLAGGVSIGAAVGVLWASQNPHSAAGVVAALPAWTGSPDAAPAARSARHTAALLREHGIDSVIREMRASSPDWLADELEASWRDQWPALADALDEAGRFGAVTGDVLRSVSVPVGIAAAPDDPVHPWEAATQWHAQLARAHITPVTLIDAGRDPAMLGHGCLNSLRALGAL, from the coding sequence GTGTCCAACGCACAAGAATGCCAGCCTCAAGCCCCAGACAGGGTGCAAGCGGACGTCGCTGTGCTACTTCCAGGCTCGGGGTCTCGGGCGGATTTTGTCCGGAGAGCCTTCGGACCCGCGCTCGCTGAAGCAGGAATCCCGCTAAGAGCGGTGCAGCCGGACCCACGGCGACTCATTGCATCGTCGCTCGAAGCGCTCAGTCACGCGACTCAGGGCGGCCGTCGCGTGCTCGCTGGGGGCGTGTCCATCGGCGCTGCTGTCGGCGTGCTTTGGGCATCCCAGAATCCGCATAGCGCTGCAGGCGTGGTCGCCGCATTGCCCGCCTGGACCGGTTCTCCCGACGCCGCGCCGGCCGCGCGAAGCGCCCGCCATACTGCCGCGCTGCTCCGAGAGCACGGAATTGACTCCGTAATCAGAGAAATGCGCGCGTCAAGTCCGGACTGGCTGGCAGATGAACTCGAGGCTTCGTGGCGAGATCAGTGGCCCGCGCTTGCCGACGCACTGGACGAGGCGGGCCGGTTTGGCGCTGTGACCGGCGATGTGCTGCGCTCGGTGTCGGTGCCGGTAGGCATCGCCGCGGCTCCGGACGACCCAGTACACCCGTGGGAAGCGGCCACACAGTGGCATGCACAGCTCGCGCGGGCGCATATCACCCCAGTCACTCTCATTGACGCGGGCCGTGACCCAGCGATGCTCGGTCACGGCTGCCTCAACTCACTGCGGGCGCTCGGCGCCCTCTGA
- a CDS encoding DUF3710 domain-containing protein, producing the protein MGFLRRNKNSEVNPESEAPPETGISEGDVPGSRESDRSNGPFDSGEVEQPAAGEKRLDLGAFSLPLPAGAQVQVEMAKSGGVQGIHLATQFGRITVAAYAAPRSSGMWREVSGELSESLRRDGAEVTTDSGPWGPEVTGVTKSADIRFIGVDGPRWMIRLVAAGPPGAGVHNGDLARTAREVLSGTIVSRGDAPLPVRTPLPITLPKALQQQLAAMQQQQAMQAAKASAAQQSPQQSPQQAAPVIDSPESGEADAGNASEGAERPQ; encoded by the coding sequence GTGGGCTTTCTTCGTCGCAACAAAAACTCAGAAGTGAACCCCGAATCAGAAGCGCCTCCCGAAACGGGGATAAGCGAAGGCGATGTGCCGGGGAGTCGTGAATCCGACCGCTCGAACGGTCCATTCGACTCGGGCGAGGTCGAGCAGCCTGCAGCAGGTGAGAAGCGCCTCGATCTCGGAGCGTTTTCCTTGCCTCTGCCCGCAGGTGCGCAGGTCCAGGTCGAGATGGCTAAAAGCGGTGGTGTGCAGGGTATTCACCTCGCCACCCAGTTCGGCCGGATTACCGTCGCCGCCTACGCGGCACCACGGTCGTCGGGAATGTGGCGGGAGGTGTCGGGCGAACTGAGCGAGTCGTTGCGTCGCGACGGCGCTGAGGTGACGACCGACTCTGGCCCGTGGGGACCGGAAGTGACCGGGGTAACGAAGTCTGCCGACATCCGTTTCATCGGGGTAGATGGGCCACGCTGGATGATCCGGCTCGTAGCCGCAGGACCCCCGGGGGCAGGCGTGCATAACGGTGATCTCGCCAGAACGGCGCGCGAAGTACTGTCGGGCACCATCGTCTCCCGCGGTGACGCGCCGCTCCCTGTCCGTACACCGTTGCCAATCACGCTGCCTAAGGCGCTCCAGCAGCAACTAGCGGCGATGCAGCAGCAGCAGGCTATGCAGGCGGCCAAAGCTAGCGCAGCCCAGCAATCTCCGCAGCAATCGCCCCAACAGGCAGCGCCAGTGATAGATTCTCCGGAATCGGGCGAAGCGGACGCGGGTAATGCGTCAGAGGGCGCCGAGCGCCCGCAGTGA
- a CDS encoding DUF3159 domain-containing protein yields MWHPHSVFDQQQSRLDQLGGVSGLIQSTVPIVVFIVTNTIAGLTAAIWVALGAAVAVLVWRMVRKDAIQPAISGFIGVGICAFIAHRTGEARGFFLFGIYTSLVYGSVFLLSVLVRWPLVGVLWSFLNERGTAWRRNRTALRYYDLATGVWVLVFGARYLVQAHLYDTDQTGMLAFARLAMGWPLAAVAFLVCVIAVRKADQAIEDASRGDEASASGESDPDEAAPHSGEQGTRL; encoded by the coding sequence ATGTGGCACCCTCATAGTGTGTTCGATCAGCAGCAGTCACGGCTCGACCAGCTAGGTGGGGTCAGTGGTCTCATCCAGTCGACGGTGCCCATCGTGGTTTTCATCGTCACCAACACCATCGCTGGCCTCACCGCCGCGATCTGGGTCGCGCTGGGCGCGGCGGTGGCGGTGCTGGTGTGGCGAATGGTGCGCAAGGACGCCATCCAGCCCGCCATTTCCGGCTTCATCGGCGTGGGCATCTGTGCGTTCATCGCGCACCGCACAGGGGAGGCGCGGGGTTTCTTCCTCTTTGGTATCTACACGAGCCTCGTGTACGGCTCGGTCTTTTTGCTGTCGGTCCTGGTGCGTTGGCCCCTGGTCGGCGTCCTGTGGAGCTTCCTCAACGAGCGCGGTACCGCCTGGCGACGAAATCGGACCGCGCTGCGGTACTACGATCTTGCGACCGGGGTGTGGGTGCTTGTCTTCGGTGCGCGCTATCTCGTTCAAGCGCACCTTTACGACACTGACCAGACCGGCATGCTCGCGTTCGCCCGGCTCGCGATGGGGTGGCCACTCGCGGCTGTTGCATTCCTCGTCTGCGTGATCGCCGTCCGCAAGGCTGATCAGGCGATCGAGGACGCTAGCCGTGGCGACGAGGCGTCAGCCTCCGGTGAAAGCGATCCGGACGAAGCTGCGCCGCACAGCGGTGAGCAAGGAACCAGGCTCTAG